A genomic window from Anas platyrhynchos isolate ZD024472 breed Pekin duck chromosome 13, IASCAAS_PekinDuck_T2T, whole genome shotgun sequence includes:
- the KBTBD8 gene encoding kelch repeat and BTB domain-containing protein 8 isoform X2, which translates to MDPFHACSILQQLKTMYDEGQLTDIVVEVDHGKTFSCHRNVLAAISPYFRSMFTSGLTESTQKEVRIVGVEAESMHLVLNYAYTSRVMLTEANVQALFTAASIFQIPSIQDQCAKYMISHLDPQNSIGVFIFADHYGHQELKDRSQDYIRKKFLSVTKEQEFLQLRKDQLISILDSDDLNVDKEEHVYDSIIRWFEHEQNKREVHLPEIFAKCIRMPLLEETFLEKIPPMFAQAMAKSCVQKGQHSANGYTQRLGMTASEMIICFDAAHKHSGKKQTVPCLDSVTGRVFKLCKPPNDLREVGILVSPDNDIYIAGGYRPSSSEVSIDHRAESDFWMYDHSGNRWIPKAPLLRARIGCKLVHCCGKLYAIGGRVYEGDGRNSLKSVECYDSRENCWTAVCPMPVAMEFHSAVEYKDNIYVLQGEFFLCYDPQKDYWGFLTPMTVPRIQGLATVYNDSIYYIAGTCGNHQRMFTVEAYDIEQNKWTRKKDFPCDQSINPYIKLVLLKNKLHLFVRATQVTVEEHVFRTSRKNSLYQYDEVTDQWQKVYETPDRLWDLGRHFECVVAKLYPQCLQKVI; encoded by the exons ATGGACCCCTTCCATGCCTGCAGTATTCTTCAACAGCTTAAAACCATGTATGATGAAGGACAACTGACAGATATTGTGGTGGAAGTGGATCATGGGAAAACATTCTCCTGTCATAGGAATGTTCTTGCTGCAATCAGTCCTTATTTCAG atcTATGTTCACTAGCGGCCTTACAGAGAGTACCCAGAAAGAAGTTCGTATAGTTGGTGTTGAAGCAGAGTCAATGCATTTAGTATTGAACTATGCATATACCTCCAGAGTAATGCTGACAGAGGCCAACGTTCAAGCTTTGTTCACTGCAGCTAGTATCTTCCAGATCCCTTCCATACAAGACCAGTGTGCTAAATACATGATCAGTCATTTGGACCCACAGAACTCCATTGGGGTGTTTATCTTTGCTGATCACTATGGTCATCAGGAACTCAAAGACAGATCACAAGACTACATTCGTAAAAAGTTTCTGAGTGTCACCAAAGAGCAAGAGTTTCTTCAGTTGAGAAAAGACCAACTCATAAGTATACTCGACAGTGATGATTTAAATGTAGACAAAGAAGAACATGTTTATGACAGCATTATAAGGTGGTTTGAGCATGAACAAAATAAGAGAGAAGTGCACCTTCCAGAAATATTTGCCAAATGCATCCGTATGCCTCTGTTGGAAGAGACATTTTTAGAGAAAATCCCTCCCATGTTTGCACAGGCTATGGCCAAAAGCTGTGTACAAAAGGGACAACATAGTGCCAATGGCTATACACAACGGCTTGGAATGACTGCTTCTGAAATGATCATATGCTTTGATGCTGCCCACAAACACTCAGGAAAGAAGCAAACAGTGCCTTGTTTAGATTCGGTCACAGGGAGAGTGTTTAAACTATGCAAGCCACCAAATGACTTGAGGGAGGTTGGAATTCTTGTATCTCCTGATAACGATATTTATATTGCGGGTGGTTACAGACCAAGCAGCAGTGAGGTCTCCATTGACCACAGAGCAGAGAGTGATTTCTGGATGTATGATCACTCTGGCAATAGGTGGATCCCGAAAGCTCCTTTGTTGCGAGCCAGAATAGGCTGCAAATTGGTTCATTGCTGTGGTAAACTGTATGCAATAGGTGGTCGTGTTTATGAAGGAGACGGGCGAAACTCTCTCAAGTCTGTGGAGTGTTATGACAGCCGGGAGAACTGTTGGACAGCTGTCTGTCCAATGCCGGTAGCAATGGAGTTTCATAGTGCTGTGGAATATAAGGATAACATCTATGTTTTACAGG gagAATTTTTTCTCTGCTATGATCCTCAGAAGGATTACTGGGGGTTTTTGACCCCAATGACTGTGCCTAGAATCCAAGGCTTGGCAACTGTGTACAATGACTCCATCTACTACATAGCTGGAACCTGTGGAAACCATCAACGTATGTTTACCGTAGAGGCCTATGACATTGAACAGAATAAGTGGACTCGAAAAAAAGACTTCCCGTGTGATCAATCCATTAATCCATACATAAAACTCGTACTCCTCAAAAACAAACTCCACCTGTTTGTCAGAGCTACTCAAGTCACTGTTGAAGAACACGTTTTCAGAACCAGCAGGAAGAATTCGCTCTATCAGTACGATGAGGTTACTGACCAATGGCAAAAAGTATACGAGACTCCAGATAGGCTCTGGGATTTAGGCCGGCATTTTGAATGTGTTGTTGCTAAATTGTATCCGCAGTGTCTTCAGaaagttatttaa
- the KBTBD8 gene encoding kelch repeat and BTB domain-containing protein 8 isoform X1 codes for MAALGEPSKFSQTLNGIPSSNTVSGGMDPFHACSILQQLKTMYDEGQLTDIVVEVDHGKTFSCHRNVLAAISPYFRSMFTSGLTESTQKEVRIVGVEAESMHLVLNYAYTSRVMLTEANVQALFTAASIFQIPSIQDQCAKYMISHLDPQNSIGVFIFADHYGHQELKDRSQDYIRKKFLSVTKEQEFLQLRKDQLISILDSDDLNVDKEEHVYDSIIRWFEHEQNKREVHLPEIFAKCIRMPLLEETFLEKIPPMFAQAMAKSCVQKGQHSANGYTQRLGMTASEMIICFDAAHKHSGKKQTVPCLDSVTGRVFKLCKPPNDLREVGILVSPDNDIYIAGGYRPSSSEVSIDHRAESDFWMYDHSGNRWIPKAPLLRARIGCKLVHCCGKLYAIGGRVYEGDGRNSLKSVECYDSRENCWTAVCPMPVAMEFHSAVEYKDNIYVLQGEFFLCYDPQKDYWGFLTPMTVPRIQGLATVYNDSIYYIAGTCGNHQRMFTVEAYDIEQNKWTRKKDFPCDQSINPYIKLVLLKNKLHLFVRATQVTVEEHVFRTSRKNSLYQYDEVTDQWQKVYETPDRLWDLGRHFECVVAKLYPQCLQKVI; via the exons aaCCAAGTAAGTTTTCACAAACACTGAATGGAATTCCTTCTTCAAACACAGTCAGCGGTGGAATGGACCCCTTCCATGCCTGCAGTATTCTTCAACAGCTTAAAACCATGTATGATGAAGGACAACTGACAGATATTGTGGTGGAAGTGGATCATGGGAAAACATTCTCCTGTCATAGGAATGTTCTTGCTGCAATCAGTCCTTATTTCAG atcTATGTTCACTAGCGGCCTTACAGAGAGTACCCAGAAAGAAGTTCGTATAGTTGGTGTTGAAGCAGAGTCAATGCATTTAGTATTGAACTATGCATATACCTCCAGAGTAATGCTGACAGAGGCCAACGTTCAAGCTTTGTTCACTGCAGCTAGTATCTTCCAGATCCCTTCCATACAAGACCAGTGTGCTAAATACATGATCAGTCATTTGGACCCACAGAACTCCATTGGGGTGTTTATCTTTGCTGATCACTATGGTCATCAGGAACTCAAAGACAGATCACAAGACTACATTCGTAAAAAGTTTCTGAGTGTCACCAAAGAGCAAGAGTTTCTTCAGTTGAGAAAAGACCAACTCATAAGTATACTCGACAGTGATGATTTAAATGTAGACAAAGAAGAACATGTTTATGACAGCATTATAAGGTGGTTTGAGCATGAACAAAATAAGAGAGAAGTGCACCTTCCAGAAATATTTGCCAAATGCATCCGTATGCCTCTGTTGGAAGAGACATTTTTAGAGAAAATCCCTCCCATGTTTGCACAGGCTATGGCCAAAAGCTGTGTACAAAAGGGACAACATAGTGCCAATGGCTATACACAACGGCTTGGAATGACTGCTTCTGAAATGATCATATGCTTTGATGCTGCCCACAAACACTCAGGAAAGAAGCAAACAGTGCCTTGTTTAGATTCGGTCACAGGGAGAGTGTTTAAACTATGCAAGCCACCAAATGACTTGAGGGAGGTTGGAATTCTTGTATCTCCTGATAACGATATTTATATTGCGGGTGGTTACAGACCAAGCAGCAGTGAGGTCTCCATTGACCACAGAGCAGAGAGTGATTTCTGGATGTATGATCACTCTGGCAATAGGTGGATCCCGAAAGCTCCTTTGTTGCGAGCCAGAATAGGCTGCAAATTGGTTCATTGCTGTGGTAAACTGTATGCAATAGGTGGTCGTGTTTATGAAGGAGACGGGCGAAACTCTCTCAAGTCTGTGGAGTGTTATGACAGCCGGGAGAACTGTTGGACAGCTGTCTGTCCAATGCCGGTAGCAATGGAGTTTCATAGTGCTGTGGAATATAAGGATAACATCTATGTTTTACAGG gagAATTTTTTCTCTGCTATGATCCTCAGAAGGATTACTGGGGGTTTTTGACCCCAATGACTGTGCCTAGAATCCAAGGCTTGGCAACTGTGTACAATGACTCCATCTACTACATAGCTGGAACCTGTGGAAACCATCAACGTATGTTTACCGTAGAGGCCTATGACATTGAACAGAATAAGTGGACTCGAAAAAAAGACTTCCCGTGTGATCAATCCATTAATCCATACATAAAACTCGTACTCCTCAAAAACAAACTCCACCTGTTTGTCAGAGCTACTCAAGTCACTGTTGAAGAACACGTTTTCAGAACCAGCAGGAAGAATTCGCTCTATCAGTACGATGAGGTTACTGACCAATGGCAAAAAGTATACGAGACTCCAGATAGGCTCTGGGATTTAGGCCGGCATTTTGAATGTGTTGTTGCTAAATTGTATCCGCAGTGTCTTCAGaaagttatttaa